The following coding sequences lie in one Azospirillum humicireducens genomic window:
- a CDS encoding TIM-barrel domain-containing protein, producing MTQPLPTPSASARTATSLSAPPVFALAERDGARLTLRAAEGGHVAHLFVLEDDIVRVMVLPGGTLRSPRSWTVAPGAEDVPAEGRDRFDLTGFSCPAFTVEESAGSLVVATARLRLTVALTGLFCRWETLVRGTWHAVAADRPTQNYNFGWWDERVYHYLKRDGADEMYFGLGERSGTADRHGQSYRMSNLDAMGYSARTTDPLYKHIPFYITWKKAAQVPLGIFYDTLSDCSFDMGRELDNYHGHYRYFVADAGDLDYYVIAGSAPADITRRFTWLTGRPAFMPKWSLGYSGSTMTYTDAPDAQDRMNEFLAKCEEHDILCDSFHLSSGYTSIADKRYVFHWNRDKFPDPAAFAHHYLDHGVRLCANIKPCLLRDHPRFEEAVREGLLVRDPDGSPAMVQFWDEAGAYLDFTNPKTLDWWKARVKEALLETGIAATWNDNNEFEIWSDRALAAGFGTPFPAREAKPLHTLLMIRASKEAQKEFAPATRPFLISRAGAAGMQRYVQTWSGDNYTSWETLKYNVRMGTGLALSGVSNTGHDIGGFAGPAPDAELFLRWVQFGIFLPRFSIHSWNDDKTVNEPWMYQEITPAISRLIKLRARLVPYLYDLLWRYHASYEPMIRPTFLDFPEDPRCFDENDEMMLGSNLLVAPVVEPGRRDREVYLPAGTDWYDAWTGESFAGGQTVTLAAPWDRPPLLARAGCAIPLNLAEQHFNQGATQGADERGFVLFPHRGTGAFQTECYEDDGDSEAYRTGGHGRWTVAVTAGADRLTVAIAKEGNRPPVATALTLLLPPQERRTLEIVGGTTVSERTADGWRTVAVALAGA from the coding sequence ATGACCCAGCCGCTTCCGACCCCGTCGGCTTCCGCCCGAACCGCGACGTCGCTGTCCGCCCCCCCGGTCTTCGCCCTGGCGGAGCGGGACGGCGCCCGCCTGACCCTGCGCGCGGCCGAGGGCGGCCATGTCGCCCACCTGTTCGTTCTGGAGGACGACATCGTCCGCGTCATGGTGCTGCCCGGCGGCACGCTGCGCAGCCCGCGCAGTTGGACGGTGGCGCCGGGGGCGGAGGATGTGCCGGCGGAGGGCCGCGACCGCTTCGACCTGACCGGCTTCTCCTGCCCGGCCTTCACGGTGGAGGAGAGCGCCGGCAGCCTGGTCGTCGCCACCGCGCGGTTGCGCCTGACCGTCGCGCTGACCGGCCTGTTCTGCCGCTGGGAAACCCTGGTGCGCGGAACGTGGCATGCGGTGGCCGCCGACCGTCCGACCCAGAACTATAATTTCGGCTGGTGGGACGAGCGGGTCTATCACTATCTGAAGCGCGACGGCGCCGACGAGATGTATTTCGGCCTGGGCGAGCGCTCGGGGACCGCCGACCGCCACGGCCAGTCCTACCGGATGAGCAATCTGGACGCGATGGGCTACAGCGCCCGGACGACCGATCCGCTCTACAAGCACATCCCCTTCTACATCACCTGGAAGAAGGCGGCGCAGGTCCCGCTCGGCATCTTCTACGACACCCTGTCCGACTGCAGCTTCGACATGGGCCGGGAGCTGGACAACTACCACGGCCATTACCGCTATTTCGTCGCCGATGCCGGCGACCTCGATTACTACGTCATCGCCGGTTCGGCTCCGGCCGACATCACCCGGCGCTTCACCTGGCTGACCGGCCGTCCCGCCTTCATGCCGAAATGGAGCCTGGGCTATTCCGGCTCGACCATGACCTACACCGACGCGCCCGACGCCCAGGACCGCATGAACGAGTTCCTGGCGAAGTGCGAGGAACATGACATCCTCTGCGATTCCTTCCACCTGTCGTCGGGCTACACGTCCATCGCCGACAAACGCTATGTCTTCCACTGGAACCGCGACAAGTTCCCCGACCCGGCCGCCTTCGCCCACCATTACCTCGACCATGGCGTACGGCTGTGCGCCAACATCAAGCCATGCCTGCTGCGCGACCACCCGCGCTTCGAGGAGGCGGTGCGCGAGGGGCTGCTGGTGCGCGATCCCGACGGCAGCCCGGCGATGGTGCAGTTCTGGGACGAGGCCGGCGCCTATCTCGACTTCACCAACCCCAAGACGCTGGACTGGTGGAAGGCGCGGGTGAAGGAGGCGCTGCTGGAAACCGGCATCGCCGCCACCTGGAACGACAACAACGAGTTCGAGATCTGGAGCGACCGCGCCCTGGCGGCCGGCTTCGGCACGCCCTTCCCGGCGCGCGAGGCCAAGCCGCTGCACACGCTGCTGATGATCCGCGCCTCGAAAGAGGCCCAGAAGGAGTTCGCGCCCGCCACCCGGCCCTTCCTGATCTCGCGCGCCGGGGCCGCCGGCATGCAGCGCTATGTGCAGACCTGGTCGGGCGACAATTACACCAGCTGGGAAACTCTGAAATACAATGTGCGCATGGGCACCGGCCTCGCTCTGTCGGGCGTGTCCAACACCGGCCACGACATCGGCGGCTTCGCCGGCCCGGCCCCCGATGCGGAGCTGTTCCTGCGCTGGGTGCAGTTCGGCATCTTCCTGCCGCGCTTCTCGATCCATTCCTGGAACGACGACAAGACCGTCAACGAGCCCTGGATGTATCAGGAGATCACCCCGGCGATCAGCCGGCTGATCAAGCTGCGCGCCCGGCTGGTCCCCTATCTCTACGACCTGCTGTGGCGCTATCACGCCTCCTACGAGCCGATGATCCGGCCGACCTTCCTCGATTTCCCCGAGGACCCGCGCTGCTTCGACGAAAATGATGAGATGATGCTGGGCTCCAACCTGCTGGTGGCGCCGGTGGTGGAGCCGGGCCGGCGGGACCGCGAGGTCTATCTGCCGGCGGGGACCGACTGGTACGACGCCTGGACCGGCGAGAGCTTCGCCGGCGGCCAAACGGTGACGCTGGCGGCGCCGTGGGACCGTCCGCCGCTGCTGGCGCGGGCCGGTTGCGCCATTCCGCTGAACCTCGCCGAGCAGCATTTCAACCAGGGGGCCACCCAGGGAGCTGACGAGCGCGGCTTCGTCCTGTTCCCCCACCGCGGCACCGGTGCATTCCAGACCGAATGCTACGAGGATGACGGTGACAGCGAGGCCTACCGCACCGGTGGCCATGGCCGCTGGACGGTGGCCGTCACTGCCGGGGCCGACCGCCTGACCGTGGCGATTGCCAAGGAGGGCAACCGCCCGCCGGTCGCCACGGCCCTGACCCTGCTTCTGCCCCCGCAGGAGCGCCGCACCCTCGAGATCGTCGGCGGCACGACGGTATCTGAACGCACCGCCGACGGCTGGCGGACCGTCGCCGTCGCGCTGGCCGGCGCCTGA
- a CDS encoding MFS transporter produces the protein MKIKGLRWWIIVLICLGTVVNYLARNSLGVMAPILKTEMNFTTQEYSYVVAAFQLAYTVMQPVCGYIVDFLGLKIGFALFAVLWSVSNCLHGFATGWVSLALFRGMLGLTEAAAIPSGIKAVGEWFPKQERSVAVGWFNAGTSLGAMLAPPLVVYVQMQHGWSAAFIVTGALGFVFAALWWMFYRSPGEHPNITAEEHAYIVAGQNPPVIDADGVRAKPKVKEILSTKRFWGIAIPRFLAEPAWQTFSFWIPLYLATERGMDIKQIAMFAWMPFLAADFGGILGGYLSPFFMKHFKFSVVNSRLAGIVIGAICMIGPGLIGLATDAYTAIALFCIGGFAHQMISALINTLSADVFESHEVATANGLTGMASWTGGLTFSLIVGALATTIGFAPLFVCLTVFDLVGACVAIALLRDRGDKTPAGIAAAR, from the coding sequence TTGAAGATCAAGGGATTGAGATGGTGGATCATCGTTCTGATCTGCCTGGGAACCGTCGTCAATTATCTGGCCCGCAACTCTCTCGGCGTGATGGCCCCCATCCTGAAGACCGAGATGAACTTCACGACGCAGGAATATTCCTATGTCGTTGCAGCCTTCCAGCTCGCCTACACGGTGATGCAGCCGGTCTGCGGCTATATCGTCGACTTCCTCGGGCTGAAGATCGGCTTCGCGCTGTTCGCCGTCCTGTGGTCGGTGTCCAACTGCCTGCACGGCTTCGCCACCGGCTGGGTGTCGCTCGCCCTGTTCCGCGGTATGCTCGGCCTGACCGAGGCCGCGGCCATCCCGTCCGGCATCAAGGCGGTCGGCGAGTGGTTCCCGAAGCAGGAGCGTTCCGTCGCGGTCGGCTGGTTCAACGCCGGCACCTCGCTGGGCGCGATGCTGGCGCCGCCGCTGGTCGTCTATGTGCAGATGCAGCACGGCTGGTCGGCCGCCTTCATCGTCACCGGCGCTCTCGGTTTCGTTTTCGCAGCGCTGTGGTGGATGTTCTACCGCTCGCCGGGTGAGCATCCCAACATCACCGCCGAGGAACACGCCTACATCGTCGCCGGCCAGAATCCGCCGGTGATCGATGCCGACGGCGTCCGCGCCAAGCCCAAGGTCAAGGAGATCCTCAGCACCAAGCGTTTCTGGGGCATCGCCATCCCGCGCTTCCTGGCCGAACCGGCGTGGCAGACCTTCAGCTTCTGGATCCCGCTCTATCTCGCCACCGAACGCGGCATGGACATCAAGCAGATCGCCATGTTCGCCTGGATGCCGTTCCTGGCGGCAGATTTCGGCGGCATCCTGGGCGGCTATCTCTCGCCCTTCTTCATGAAGCACTTCAAGTTCTCGGTGGTTAATTCGCGTCTGGCCGGCATCGTCATCGGCGCGATCTGCATGATCGGCCCCGGCCTGATCGGCCTTGCCACCGACGCCTACACCGCCATCGCCCTGTTCTGCATCGGCGGCTTCGCCCACCAGATGATCTCGGCCCTGATCAACACGCTGAGCGCCGACGTCTTCGAAAGCCACGAGGTGGCGACCGCCAACGGCCTGACCGGCATGGCGTCCTGGACCGGCGGCCTGACCTTCTCGCTGATCGTCGGCGCGCTGGCGACCACCATCGGCTTCGCTCCGCTGTTCGTCTGCCTGACCGTCTTCGATCTGGTCGGCGCCTGCGTCGCCATCGCTCTGCTGCGCGACCGCGGCGACAAGACCCCGGCAGGGATCGCTGCCGCCCGCTGA
- a CDS encoding SDR family oxidoreductase, with product MENPFNPADLQGKVAVVTGGGGVLCAGFARALAEAGAHVAILDLKAEAAEQVASSLRAEGREAIGIAADVLDRASLERAAAIVLESLGPCDLLVNGAGGNHPRGTTTKEWLEEGDPDDPSLTSFFDLDPVGIKFVFDLNFLGTLLPTQIFARQMIGRQGCGIINVSSMNAFRPLTKIPAYSGAKAAVSNFTQWLAVHFAKAGIRVNAMAPGFFLTAQNHALLIDAATGEMTPRARKIVDHTPMGRFGEAHELTGTLLWLASAKASGFVNGTVIPVDGGFAAYSGV from the coding sequence ATGGAAAATCCGTTCAACCCCGCCGATCTCCAGGGCAAGGTCGCCGTCGTCACCGGCGGTGGCGGCGTCCTGTGCGCCGGTTTCGCCCGCGCGCTGGCCGAGGCCGGCGCCCATGTCGCAATCCTCGACCTGAAAGCGGAGGCCGCCGAACAGGTGGCGTCGTCGCTGCGGGCCGAAGGCCGCGAGGCCATCGGCATCGCCGCCGACGTGCTCGACCGCGCCTCGCTGGAGCGGGCGGCGGCCATTGTGCTGGAAAGCCTGGGGCCGTGCGACCTGCTGGTCAACGGCGCCGGCGGCAACCACCCGCGCGGCACCACCACAAAGGAATGGCTGGAGGAGGGCGATCCCGACGATCCGTCGCTGACCAGCTTCTTCGACCTCGATCCCGTCGGCATCAAGTTCGTCTTCGACCTGAACTTCCTCGGCACCTTGCTGCCGACCCAGATCTTCGCCCGCCAGATGATCGGCCGCCAGGGCTGCGGCATCATCAACGTCTCCTCGATGAACGCCTTCCGCCCGCTGACCAAGATCCCCGCCTACAGCGGTGCCAAGGCGGCGGTCAGCAACTTCACGCAATGGCTGGCGGTGCATTTCGCCAAGGCGGGCATCCGCGTCAACGCCATGGCGCCGGGCTTCTTCCTGACCGCGCAGAACCACGCCCTGCTGATCGACGCGGCCACCGGCGAGATGACGCCGCGCGCCCGCAAGATCGTCGACCACACCCCGATGGGCCGCTTCGGCGAGGCGCACGAGCTGACCGGCACCCTGCTGTGGCTGGCCAGCGCCAAGGCGTCCGGCTTCGTCAACGGCACCGTCATTCCGGTGGATGGCGGCTTCGCCGCCTATTCGGGCGTCTGA
- the uxuA gene encoding mannonate dehydratase, producing MKMTFRWYGDSDPIPLSHIRQIPGMTGIVSAVYDVPVGEVWPVANIQALKSKIEAHGLELEVIESVPVHEDIKLGKPSRDRLIDNYCTTIRNLAQCGIKVICYNFMPVFDWTRTALDMTLPDGSTTLAFDTETVEKIDVSKGISLPGWDASYRPEELKALLADYAEVDEEILWRNLEYFLKRIIPVAAEAGIRMAIHPDDPPRPIFGLPRIVKDRADLQRLLAIVDDPANGLTLCSGSLGASCKNDIPALVREFAGRKRIHFAHLRNVKINEAGDFHETSHRSADGSLDMAEIVKAYYEAGFDGYARPDHGRMIWGETGKPGYGLYDRALGAVYLNGLWEGVAKGEAAKTAAKTTGGK from the coding sequence ATGAAGATGACCTTCCGCTGGTACGGCGATTCCGATCCGATCCCGCTCAGCCATATCCGGCAGATCCCCGGCATGACCGGCATCGTGTCCGCCGTCTACGACGTGCCGGTGGGAGAGGTCTGGCCGGTCGCCAACATCCAGGCGCTCAAGAGCAAGATCGAAGCCCACGGACTGGAACTCGAGGTGATCGAGAGCGTTCCGGTCCATGAGGACATCAAGCTGGGCAAGCCGTCGCGCGACCGGCTGATCGACAATTACTGCACGACGATCCGTAATCTCGCCCAGTGCGGCATCAAGGTGATCTGCTACAACTTCATGCCGGTGTTCGACTGGACCCGCACGGCGCTCGACATGACGCTGCCGGACGGCTCCACCACGCTGGCCTTCGACACCGAGACGGTCGAGAAGATCGACGTCAGCAAGGGCATCTCCCTGCCCGGCTGGGACGCCAGCTATCGCCCGGAGGAGCTGAAGGCCCTGCTGGCCGACTATGCCGAGGTGGACGAGGAGATTCTGTGGCGGAACCTCGAATATTTCCTGAAGCGCATCATCCCGGTCGCCGCCGAGGCGGGGATCCGCATGGCGATCCATCCGGACGATCCGCCCCGCCCCATCTTCGGCCTGCCGCGCATCGTCAAGGACCGCGCCGACCTGCAGCGGCTGCTGGCCATCGTCGACGATCCGGCCAACGGGCTGACGCTTTGCTCGGGTTCGCTCGGTGCGTCCTGCAAGAACGACATCCCGGCCCTGGTGCGCGAATTCGCCGGACGCAAGCGCATCCACTTCGCCCATCTGCGCAACGTCAAGATCAATGAGGCCGGCGACTTCCATGAGACCAGCCACCGCTCCGCCGACGGCTCGCTCGACATGGCAGAGATCGTCAAGGCCTATTACGAAGCCGGTTTCGACGGCTATGCCCGGCCCGACCATGGCCGCATGATCTGGGGCGAGACCGGCAAGCCGGGCTACGGCCTGTATGACCGGGCGCTGGGCGCCGTCTACCTGAACGGCCTGTGGGAAGGCGTCGCCAAGGGCGAAGCCGCCAAGACGGCCGCCAAGACGACCGGCGGTAAGTGA
- a CDS encoding FadR/GntR family transcriptional regulator: MDLAPSMVLDASPRRTGAGPDRRDHRGPCKQEWFRSCVMDLPTVKVERLYRQISNVLIQFIRDGHFAPGQMLPGERDLAKQLGVSRSSVREALIALEINGWVEIRTGHGVYVRPALPSGAEDVAGEDTADEGIGVEALMEARETIEGEIAALAAKKATEAQLLDITRILERMEEDAATGDMETFHEHDRHFHQMIGAMTGNPVFVEITDMLWRKRKTLHYAKFERRYSDGSIIVSMCADHRVILEAIRSRGAGTARQAMRRHIRNAQKCLFDGRGK; this comes from the coding sequence TTGGATCTTGCGCCGTCGATGGTGTTGGATGCGTCACCGCGTCGCACAGGTGCCGGGCCTGACCGGCGCGATCATCGCGGCCCGTGCAAGCAAGAGTGGTTCCGGAGCTGTGTCATGGATTTGCCGACTGTCAAGGTCGAGCGCCTGTATCGCCAGATATCGAACGTGCTGATCCAATTCATCCGCGATGGCCATTTTGCGCCGGGGCAGATGCTGCCGGGGGAACGCGATCTCGCCAAACAGCTCGGCGTCAGCCGATCCTCGGTGCGGGAGGCGCTGATCGCGTTGGAGATCAACGGCTGGGTCGAGATCCGGACGGGGCACGGGGTTTATGTGCGCCCGGCCCTTCCCAGCGGTGCGGAGGATGTGGCGGGAGAAGACACGGCCGACGAGGGCATCGGCGTCGAAGCGCTGATGGAGGCTCGGGAGACGATCGAAGGGGAAATCGCAGCGCTCGCCGCGAAGAAGGCGACGGAGGCGCAGCTTCTCGACATCACCCGCATCCTCGAACGGATGGAAGAGGATGCGGCGACCGGCGACATGGAGACCTTCCATGAGCATGACCGGCACTTCCACCAGATGATCGGTGCGATGACCGGGAATCCAGTGTTCGTGGAAATCACCGACATGCTGTGGAGGAAGCGCAAGACCCTCCACTATGCGAAGTTCGAACGCCGGTATTCGGACGGTTCGATCATCGTCAGCATGTGCGCCGATCACCGGGTGATCCTGGAGGCGATCCGCAGCCGCGGCGCCGGAACTGCCAGACAGGCGATGCGCAGGCATATCCGGAACGCGCAGAAATGTCTGTTCGACGGTCGCGGGAAGTAA
- a CDS encoding TonB-dependent receptor yields the protein MMWNEKGLMRPSEADSAWGGLKSGVSHAVLLWALALTGPVVLAGDAAAQTDGEAPVVLDTLMVGGTPQARYDSRKTDVGGRLSSDITEIPRTIDVVPEQLLQDQHAREMEEVYRYFPNVVNNDGYGGTREDYIIRGFRRRDDVYRNGVRLKSNSRIDPSTIESIQIIKGPVSDIGQMTPGGLVNITTKKPSWTARNHLEVNVDSHGERQTMFDSTGPLSENFAYRIVGSAESSNSFRDDTLVQRQFFAPTLSWVGASGASVTVGYEFSKDKRPLDRGFITYPAGGSLRNVADVSRSTRYDANFSKRDSTYHQGEVDISIPLHSDKWTLEGKLFYNHERTDEIHTEVRSIQSNGLLVRRVEGNDDRNLDTFFGRLQTRGEFEALLPVKLATGIEYRTQKESWINYVGADQVGGTVSNPASWRLTDNSARPTARTARRVEQTDFGPFIQADISLLPTVTLTLGARYELSKGSARVENLLGRGTTVGSYPVDRNLTKTAGVMWKAFEDVSFFANYADTFQPHNFYNGDTQVFPAEKGRQYEVGSKVNLMGERLFMTASLFDIKQSNVVESVNGVAVLTGGQRSRGAELSVVGNPAEGWNIRAAVGYVDAKLESADRSIDGNRPTNVPTHNASLWSSYEFKDPSSPLVGLGLGAGVTLVGNRYGDAQHTFELGSYTLVDAGAWYYIPVGEKKIRLDVGVKNLTDKSYLTASGGTYRVSVGAPRTVYGGISLDF from the coding sequence ATGATGTGGAACGAGAAGGGGCTTATGCGCCCATCGGAAGCCGATTCCGCGTGGGGTGGACTGAAGAGCGGCGTCTCGCATGCCGTGCTGCTTTGGGCGCTGGCGCTGACCGGACCGGTCGTGCTGGCTGGCGATGCCGCAGCCCAGACCGACGGCGAGGCGCCCGTGGTCCTCGATACCCTTATGGTCGGCGGGACGCCGCAGGCCCGCTACGACAGCCGCAAGACCGATGTCGGCGGCCGGCTCAGCAGCGATATCACCGAGATCCCCCGCACGATCGACGTGGTTCCCGAGCAGTTGCTGCAGGACCAGCACGCGCGGGAAATGGAGGAGGTCTACCGCTACTTCCCCAACGTCGTGAACAACGACGGCTACGGCGGCACGCGCGAGGACTACATCATCCGCGGCTTCCGCCGCCGTGACGACGTCTATCGCAACGGCGTCCGTCTGAAGAGCAACAGCCGCATCGATCCCAGCACCATCGAGAGCATCCAGATCATCAAGGGGCCGGTGTCCGACATCGGTCAGATGACGCCGGGCGGACTGGTGAACATCACCACCAAGAAGCCGAGCTGGACGGCGCGCAACCATCTGGAAGTCAATGTCGACTCCCATGGCGAGCGGCAGACCATGTTCGACAGCACCGGCCCGCTGTCGGAAAATTTCGCCTACCGCATCGTCGGCAGCGCCGAATCGAGCAACAGTTTCCGCGACGACACCCTGGTCCAGCGCCAGTTCTTCGCGCCGACGTTAAGCTGGGTCGGTGCCAGCGGCGCCAGCGTGACCGTCGGCTACGAATTCAGCAAGGACAAGCGGCCGCTCGACCGCGGTTTCATCACCTATCCGGCCGGCGGCAGCCTGCGCAACGTCGCCGACGTCTCGCGCTCGACCCGCTACGATGCGAACTTCAGCAAGCGCGATTCGACCTATCATCAGGGCGAGGTCGACATTTCGATCCCGCTGCATTCCGATAAATGGACGCTCGAAGGCAAGCTGTTCTACAACCACGAACGCACCGACGAAATCCATACCGAGGTGCGCAGCATCCAATCGAACGGGCTGCTGGTCCGCCGGGTCGAAGGCAACGACGACCGCAACCTCGACACCTTCTTCGGCCGGCTGCAGACCAGGGGTGAGTTCGAGGCGCTGCTGCCGGTCAAGCTCGCGACCGGCATCGAATACCGCACCCAGAAGGAAAGCTGGATCAACTATGTCGGCGCCGACCAGGTGGGCGGAACGGTGTCCAACCCGGCGAGCTGGCGCCTGACCGACAACAGCGCGCGACCGACCGCGAGGACCGCGCGCCGGGTCGAGCAGACCGATTTCGGCCCCTTCATCCAGGCCGACATCAGCCTGCTGCCGACGGTGACGCTGACGCTGGGTGCCCGCTACGAACTGTCGAAGGGCAGCGCCCGCGTCGAGAATCTGCTGGGCCGCGGCACGACGGTCGGTTCCTATCCGGTCGACCGCAACCTGACCAAGACCGCCGGGGTGATGTGGAAGGCGTTCGAGGACGTGTCCTTCTTCGCCAACTACGCCGACACCTTCCAGCCGCACAATTTCTACAATGGCGATACGCAGGTCTTCCCGGCCGAGAAGGGACGCCAGTACGAGGTCGGCTCCAAGGTCAACCTGATGGGCGAGCGGCTGTTCATGACGGCATCGCTGTTCGACATCAAGCAGAGCAACGTGGTGGAGTCGGTCAACGGCGTCGCCGTGCTGACCGGTGGGCAGAGATCCCGCGGCGCCGAGCTGTCGGTGGTCGGCAACCCGGCCGAGGGCTGGAACATCCGCGCCGCCGTCGGCTATGTCGATGCCAAGCTGGAAAGCGCCGACCGCAGCATCGACGGCAATCGCCCGACCAACGTGCCGACCCACAATGCCAGCCTGTGGTCGAGCTACGAGTTCAAGGACCCGTCGAGTCCGCTGGTCGGTCTCGGTCTCGGTGCCGGCGTGACCCTGGTCGGCAACCGCTACGGCGATGCGCAGCATACCTTCGAACTGGGCAGCTACACGCTGGTCGATGCCGGGGCCTGGTACTACATCCCGGTCGGCGAGAAGAAGATCCGCTTGGATGTCGGCGTCAAGAACCTGACCGACAAGTCGTATCTGACCGCGTCGGGCGGTACGTACCGTGTTTCGGTCGGTGCGCCGCGGACCGTCTATGGCGGCATCAGCCTTGACTTCTAG